A single region of the Streptomyces sp. NBC_01262 genome encodes:
- a CDS encoding winged helix-turn-helix domain-containing protein yields MSSTQSLPAPTSLNRQRLRAVRPDEAPAPGPAAPVPDFLPPGATWLPAPGHVMPSVAGQPPMVGYLVLVPAEPDTIPQVQGAATAAVRVDADRRIAQVDGRPLDLTYLEFELLAHLVGHPHRVHTRDQLVTTVWGYGHVGDGRTVDVHIARLRRKLGPEHRGSIVTVRRVGYKYAPVSF; encoded by the coding sequence ATGTCCTCAACCCAGTCCTTGCCTGCGCCCACCTCCCTCAACCGCCAGCGGCTGCGTGCCGTTCGGCCCGATGAAGCCCCCGCCCCCGGTCCCGCCGCGCCCGTGCCGGATTTCCTGCCGCCCGGCGCGACCTGGCTGCCGGCGCCGGGGCATGTGATGCCCAGCGTGGCCGGGCAGCCGCCCATGGTCGGCTACCTGGTGCTGGTCCCGGCGGAGCCGGACACGATCCCCCAGGTACAGGGCGCAGCCACCGCCGCCGTACGGGTCGACGCGGACCGCCGCATCGCCCAGGTGGACGGCAGGCCGCTCGACCTCACGTACCTGGAGTTCGAGCTGCTGGCCCATCTGGTCGGCCACCCGCACCGGGTGCACACGCGTGACCAGCTGGTCACGACGGTGTGGGGGTACGGCCACGTCGGTGACGGCCGCACCGTGGACGTCCACATCGCGCGGCTGCGCCGCAAGCTCGGCCCGGAGCACCGGGGCAGCATCGTCACGGTGCGCAGGGTGGGCTACAAGTACGCGCCGGTCTCTTTCTGA
- a CDS encoding SpoIIE family protein phosphatase: MADQREWTASAPAIGGWPAPAAAHLALNNLGGFDWDLDGGRLHLDPVALRVLDLDPEEFAGSPAALLSRLPPEEADGIDRALAVALKEGQSSWSVYFRVTRDDGHRGWIHARGRIVRDSAGRACRIIGIVSDSTDEVAQAADCVRREEAHPDSEHNLVVEVTASLSEAVTVRDVTAALTAHRRLDRLGIASLFLGMVEGGRIRVVSDAEVDSWVPALEYTRLEDGFPMSEVVQTLEPRFITSPEEFARRYPKLWPHIEPLGASAAAYLPLIAQGKPIGALGLIYRHKYSFTPQERNLLIALSGSIAQSLQRAVLFDQEHDIAQGLQNAMLPRSIPRIPGAQLAVRYRSARLARDIGGDWYDVVAMPGGRVAAIIGDVQGHDTHAAAVMGQLRIALRAYAAEGHPPATVMARGSRFLCELDTDRFATALYAQVDPQTGRTCVVRAGHIDPLVRHADGSCSRLSTNGGLPLGLSAQFGQLDYPVTQTELDPGDTLLMFTDGLVERPGTDLDDGLRRLTKALSDGPQGVQQLADHISSVMGAPGTDDDMALLLLRRDTDAAPQPARRLHQHVGPGDPQALVAARGMIREAMTSWGIPERLDDAELAADELITNALVHTDGGAVLTVRMMPDTTRRVRIEVHDLASNWPRRREPGDGETSGRGLLLVDQLADAWGVEPHGSGKSVWCEFRSPASSGSTLTAPPGTPSAG, translated from the coding sequence ATGGCTGATCAGCGGGAGTGGACGGCTTCGGCCCCCGCGATCGGAGGGTGGCCGGCCCCTGCGGCGGCCCATCTGGCCCTGAACAACCTGGGCGGTTTCGACTGGGACCTGGACGGCGGCAGGCTCCATCTGGACCCGGTGGCGCTGCGGGTGCTGGACCTGGACCCGGAGGAGTTCGCGGGCAGTCCTGCGGCGCTGCTGTCGCGGCTGCCGCCCGAGGAGGCCGACGGCATCGACCGGGCGCTCGCGGTGGCGCTGAAGGAGGGCCAGTCCTCCTGGAGCGTGTACTTCCGGGTGACGCGCGACGACGGCCACCGGGGCTGGATACACGCCAGGGGCCGCATAGTGCGGGACAGCGCGGGCCGGGCCTGCCGCATCATCGGCATCGTCAGCGACTCCACCGACGAGGTGGCCCAGGCGGCCGACTGCGTGCGCCGCGAGGAGGCGCACCCGGACAGCGAGCACAACCTCGTCGTCGAGGTGACGGCCTCGCTGTCCGAGGCGGTGACCGTACGGGATGTGACCGCGGCCCTGACCGCGCACCGCCGGCTCGACCGGCTGGGCATCGCGAGCCTGTTCCTGGGGATGGTCGAGGGCGGCCGGATCCGGGTCGTGAGCGACGCCGAGGTGGACAGCTGGGTGCCGGCGCTGGAGTACACCCGGCTGGAGGACGGCTTCCCGATGAGCGAGGTCGTACAGACCCTGGAGCCGCGCTTCATCACCTCGCCGGAGGAGTTCGCCCGCCGGTACCCGAAGCTGTGGCCGCACATAGAACCGCTGGGGGCCTCCGCGGCGGCGTATCTGCCGCTGATCGCCCAGGGCAAGCCCATCGGGGCCCTGGGGCTGATCTACCGGCACAAGTACTCCTTCACCCCGCAGGAACGCAATCTGCTGATCGCGCTGAGCGGAAGCATTGCCCAGAGCCTGCAGCGGGCCGTCCTGTTCGACCAGGAGCACGACATCGCGCAGGGCCTGCAGAACGCCATGCTGCCGCGCAGCATCCCGCGCATCCCCGGGGCGCAGCTCGCGGTGCGCTACCGCTCCGCCCGCCTGGCCCGGGACATCGGCGGCGACTGGTACGACGTGGTGGCGATGCCCGGCGGCCGGGTGGCCGCCATCATCGGCGACGTACAGGGCCATGACACCCATGCGGCGGCCGTCATGGGCCAGCTGCGCATCGCGCTGCGGGCCTACGCGGCCGAGGGGCATCCGCCGGCCACCGTGATGGCCCGGGGCTCCCGCTTCCTGTGCGAGCTGGACACCGACCGCTTCGCCACCGCGCTGTACGCGCAGGTGGACCCGCAGACCGGCCGTACGTGCGTGGTCCGGGCGGGCCACATCGACCCGCTCGTACGCCACGCGGACGGCAGCTGCAGCCGGCTCAGCACCAACGGCGGGCTGCCGCTGGGCCTGTCGGCGCAGTTCGGGCAGCTGGACTACCCGGTGACGCAGACCGAGCTGGACCCCGGCGACACGCTGCTGATGTTCACCGACGGGCTGGTGGAGCGCCCCGGCACCGATCTGGACGACGGGCTGCGGCGGCTCACCAAGGCGCTCAGCGACGGCCCCCAGGGCGTCCAGCAGCTCGCCGACCACATCAGCTCGGTCATGGGCGCCCCGGGCACGGACGACGACATGGCGCTGCTCCTGCTGCGCCGGGACACCGACGCCGCGCCGCAGCCCGCGCGCCGCCTGCACCAGCACGTCGGACCTGGGGATCCGCAGGCGCTGGTCGCCGCCCGGGGCATGATCCGCGAGGCGATGACGTCCTGGGGCATTCCGGAGCGCCTGGACGACGCCGAGCTCGCCGCCGACGAGCTCATCACCAACGCGCTGGTGCACACCGACGGCGGCGCCGTGCTGACGGTGCGGATGATGCCCGACACGACGCGCCGGGTACGGATCGAGGTGCACGACCTGGCCAGCAACTGGCCGCGCCGACGCGAGCCGGGCGACGGCGAGACCTCCGGGCGCGGACTGCTGCTGGTGGACCAGCTCGCGGACGCGTGGGGCGTGGAGCCGCACGGCTCGGGCAAGTCGGTGTGGTGCGAGTTCCGGTCACCCGCGTCGTCCGGCTCCACTTTAACCGCGCCGCCCGGCACGCCCTCCGCCGGCTGA